The DNA segment CGACCTCGTCATGGAGAACGTCTCGGTGACCCAGGAGTGGCCCCACCGCCACGAGGCCGAGGCCGAACACGGCTTCGACCTCTACCAGGGCGGTATCCCGCCGGGAACCAATATCAGACTCATCCACGTCGCCGAGGACGTCCAGGCCTGCGGTGGCACACACGTTTCCCGCACCGGCGACATCGGCGTGATCAAAATCCTGAACGCCGAACGGGTTCAGGACGGCGTCGAACGCCTGGTCTTCGCCGCCGGCGACGCCGCCATCGAGGCCACCCAGCGAACCGAAGACGCACTGTACGAGGCGGCCGACGCCCTCGACGTCTCGCCCGAGGACGTCCCCGACACTGCCGAACGCTTCTTCGAGGAGTGGAAAGCTCGCGGCAAAGAAATCGAGGCGTTGAAAGAACAACTCGCGTCCGCTCGAGCCAGCGGCGGGGCGGGCGGGGAGGAGGTCGAGGTCGGCGAGACGACGGCGATCATCCAGCGCATCGACGCGGACATGGACGAACTCCGGGCGACGGCCAACGCGCTCGCCGACGAGGGCCAGATCGCCGTCATCGGCTCCGGGGCGAGTGGCGCGCAGTTCGTCGTTGCCGTACCGGATGGTGCCGAGGTGAACGCCGGCGAGGTCGTCGGCGAACTCGCCTCGAGAGTGGGCGGCGGCGGCGGCGGCCCACCGGACTTCGCCCAGGGCGGTGGGCCAGATGTGGACCAACTCGACGACGCGCTCGAGGCAGCACCTGACATCTTGCGACAGGTCCTCGACGCCTAACGTTCGACGCCGGACCGCCTTCGTCACCGTTTCTCAGATATTTGCGTCACTCGAGAGACGCCGATAGCATCATATATCATGTTATGGTATGACATGGTGCCTGTCACTGGGTAGGGGTACCTGCGACGGGCCACCCGGGCGACGTCACACCGTCCGGACCGCGAATCTCGGTTTCGACCTCCCCGCTTTTTCGGTGTTCCCTCCGCTTCGATACTCCGCCCTCCTTCACTCGAGTCCAGACACTCACTCGAGTCCAAGCACTCGTTTCGTCGCCCGCTCGACTCCCTCGAGGTCGGCCTCCGGGGCGTAGACGCCGAGTCGCCACTGGGCCCGCTGGGCGGCTTGCAACCCCTGTACGAGGGGCGATTGCTCGTGGAGGCGGCGAACCGTCCCCGAAACGACCACTCGCGTATCGGTTTCGGGCATGCTCGGTCGACCCGGACAGTCGACGATGACCGACCGGGCGGGGACGTCGGCAGCCTCGGCGATTTCTCCTTCGAACGCCCGAATCGCCTCGTCGTCGGCCTCGAGGACGGCATCGGGAACGGCCTCGATCTCCGCCCAGACGGCGCGTTTGTACAGGCGTCGTTCGGCGAGTCGCGTAGCCGTTTCGCTCGTTTGCTCACACGCCTGCAGGGACGTGAGCAACTCGGCGTCGGTCATCCGGGCGAATCGCTCAGGCGTGATGTCGGTCGAATCGAGCAATCGCTCGGCGCTACGCTCGAGCATCGACCCCGCGATACGGGAGACGTGGTGGCGATACACCGTCGCGTTCATCAGGGCTCGAGCCACGAGCAGGCTCTCGGCCGTCGCGACGTTGCCCTCCTCGAGTGCGAGGGTGCCGTCGACGAACTTGAGCACCCGAAGCAGGCGACCGGGGTCGACCGTGCCGTAGGGGACGCCAGTGTGGTGAGCGTCCCGCAGCAGGTAATCCATGCGGTCGACGTCGAGGTCGCCCGAGACGAGCTGGCCGAGTTTTCCTCGTCCGGCGATCAGGTCCGCGACCACGTCCGGGGCCAGGCCGTGGGACTCGAGGACGCCCGCGATGTCGGTCGTCTCGAGCAACTCGTGCACGTCGTCGTGGTGACGATCGAGCCGGCGCTCGATGATCCGTTCGGTCTGGTGGCCGTAGGGGCCGTGGCCGACGTCGTGGAGGAGGGCTGCGGCCCGAACGGCGTCGGCGCGTGCGCCGTCGATTCCCAGCTGGGTGAGTGCCTCTCGAGCCAGGTGATAGACGCCGAGGCTGTGTTCGAATCGGGTGTGACTCGCCGACGGATAGACCAGCCGCACCGTCGAGAGCTGTTTGACGTGTCTGAGCCGTTGCATCGCCGCGGTGTCGAGGAGGTCCCGGGCGACGCCGTCGACTTCGACGTAGTCGTGAACGGCGTCTTTGATCGCGTGCATAGCTCCTCTCGTGGCGGCGGTGACAAAATCCCAGCGAATGGGTAGTCAGGGGAGAGTGCTGGCCGCTCGAGCGTGGCTGACTGCCCCGCTCGAGGACCCGATAAAAATCCGCTTGCGGAACCGCGACGACTTTCGGCCCGACACCGGGCTGTGTCCGGGAATCTCTCTCGCCATGGAATCAGTGGTTCCACGGAAGCGAAATTAGCGAACGAGATAACGCAACTGAGTATTTATTTATCGAGGGCTGAAATCTCGCCCCAATGAGTGTCATCCAAACACGCAATCTCAGCCGTCGGTTCGGCGAGGTCGCCGCCGTCGACGGCCTCGACCTCGAGGTACAACGGGGTGAAGTCTACGGCTTTCTCGGCCCGAACGGCGCGGGCAAATCGACGACGATCAACATGCTGCTCGGGTTCGTTCCACCGACTGCTGGTTCGGGGACCATCCTCGACGCCGATATGGAAACGGAGTCACTGCAGATTCGCCAGCGAACGGGTGTTCTGCCGGAAGACTTCGGCGTCTACGACCGGCTCACGGCCCGAAAGCACGTCGAGTTCGCCGTCGACACGAAACAGGCGGCCGACGACCCCGAGGCCCTGCTCGAGCGAGTGGGCCTCGGCGACGCTATCGACCGCAAAGCGGGGGGCTTTTCGACCGGAATGACCCAGCGACTGGCGCTCGCGATGGCACTCGCGGGCGAGCCCGAACTGCTCATCCTGGACGAGCCCTCGAGTGGCCTCGACCCGAACGGGGCCAGAGAGATGCGTCAGATCGTAACCGAGGAAGTCGACCGCGGCGCGACGGTCTTTTTCTCGAGTCACAGCATGGAGCAGGTCGAGGCTATCTGCGACCGGGTCGGCATCATGCGCGAGGGCCGACTCGTCGCCGAGGACACTATCGATGGCCTGAAATCGGGCTTCAGCTCACCCTCCAAGCTGCGTGTCGGCGTAGACTCGGTGCCGGACGGCGTGCTCGAACGCCTCCGTGGACTCGAGTCGGTCATCGACGCCCGGACGGATAGTCGGTTTATCTACCTCGAACTCGAGGAGGAGGCACCGAAAGCGCCGGTGTTCTCGACCATCGAGGACCAGGGCGTGACCATCGGCGAAATCGGGACGAAGACGGCCTCGCTCGAGGACCTGTTCGCGTCGATTACGACCGGCGACCGCAGTGCTGGGAATCCCGTGGAGGTACGCCAATGACCTGGCTCCACGTCGCCCGGAAGGACTTCCAGGATGCCGGGCGTTCGCGGTTGCTATGGGTGTTGACCGGACTGTTAGTCCTGTTGATCGCGGGCCTGTCGGCGATTCCCTACGTCCTCGCGAGTGATGGCCGCCCCGCGTTCGAAAGCGGCCTCCTCTTTTTGTACTCACCGATCGGGTTTCTGATCCCGATCGTCGGTCTCATCGTGGGCTATCGGGCAATCGTCGGCGAGCGAGAATCTGGTACCATCCGTTTCCTGCTCGGCCTCCCGAACACTCGGCGTGACGTCATGCTGGGAAAACTCGTGGGGAGGACGGCAGTCGTGGCGGTCCCGACCGTGATCGGCTTCGCGGTCGGCGGCGTCGTCCTCGCACTCTTATACGAGGGGTTCGCGGCCGGTGCGTATCTCGGCCTCTTCGCGTTCACCGTGGTGATGGGGCTGGTGTACGTCGCCATCGCCCTCGGCATCTCCGCCAGCGTCGATAGCCGAGCCAAAGCACTGGCCGTGGTCGCCACCCTCTACGTCGTCGTCGATATCGCCTGGAGTTTCGTCCCCATGTCGATCTACTGGGTGCTCGAGCGCAGTTTCCCCGGGTTCGAGAACCTCCCGGCCTGGTACCTGTTTCTCGAGCGACTCAGTCCCGGCCAGGCGCTGTCGGCGATTTCGCTCACGCTCGTCGATTTCGTGGGCGCAGAGGACATCGACGTGACGGCGGCCGGCCGGGTCGCCGGCGAGGTGCCTTTTTACCTCGAGAACTGGTTCGCCTGGGTGATCGTGCTGGCCTGGATTATCGTGCCCCTTGGTGTGGGCTACCTTCGGTTCCGGGACGCGACGCTCAACTGAGCAGGGGGAGTCCAGGCCACAGCAACTCCCACCGAGGCCAGACTCGAGATCGAAATACCCGTCACTCAGCACGTGCTATCGCTCTCTATGCCAACCGTCTCCAATCGCGGGGCCTCGATCTACTATGCGACCGATGGCGACGCCGAAGGTCCGCCCGTCGTATTCGTTGCCGATGCCGGGCTAGGTGGCTGGTCCTGGGGGTGGCAACACGCCGCGCTCGCCGGCCCGTTCGAAACCGTCGTCTGGGACCTGCGGGGAACCGGTCGGTCCACCGCTCCAGCGGGCCCATACGACCTCGAGACACTGGTTTCGGACCTCGAGGCAGTCTGTCGGGCGGCGGGGTACCGACGCGTTCACCTCGTGGGGCTCGGACTGGGCGGGGCAATCGCCCTCGAGGCAGCCCATCGGACCGGACGCGTCGAAACGCTCTCCCTGGTGGGGACGGCCGCCCACGGCGACGCGTTCGACCTCGACTCGCTGCTCGTGCCGGTCGATGACGATGGCGACGACGAGACGACGGCCGCACTCGCGGACTCCCTCGAGTACGGTCTCTCGGAACCGTTCCGTACCGACCATCCCGACGTGGTCGAGGGCATCGTTGACTGGCGACTCGAGGGTGATGCCGGTAAAACGGGCCTGCAGGGCCAACTCGGCGCGCTCGAGACGTTCGACGTTCGCGACAGGCTGTTCGAGATCACCCAGCCCGCGCTCGTGTTTCACGGCACGGCAGACGAACTGGTGTCGCCAGCGGCCGGGAAAACCCTCGCCGGTGGCTTGCCACGCGGGGAGTTCGTTCCCCTCGAGGGGGCCGGCCACCTCGCAACCATCGAACGGTCGCGTGTGGTCAACGACCGACTGTTCGATTTCCTCGAGTACGAGGAATAATGTGTCAGTACGCTCGAGGGAAGGCCCACCATATTGATGTTCTCTGCGCCCCTGTACCACGGTACGCGGGGGATGGGGGGCGTCTGTCGTTGCCATATGATAGACGGCCGTCACTGCGATACCACCACCAACCACCACATATCGTATCCCCGCGTGCATTCAACTCCCGTGAGCGATGGCTCGAGCGACCCGTCGGTCCTCGACTGTCGTTTCAGTACCCCGCCACACGTTCTGGCGTGACGAACCACTCCGTACCCTTCCAACCGTCGACGGACGCGTGAAACCGGACAACAGCAATCGGTTTCACGCATTCGTTCAGGTTTGGGAAGCCACTCAGATCGTCCAGCGGTCGGAGTACGCCGTCCCACAGCGACACTGGGCGTAGGCGTGGATGACGTCGCCGTCGGCGTAAATCCCGCCCACCTCCTCGTTTTGTGCTTCGGCGAACGCGAAAATGAACTGGACGCCGTGTTCGTCGTCTTCTTCGGTCACTTCATCGTCTGCCGGCGGTTCCTCCGGGCAGGTGCCACCCGTCAGATCGCCGTCGATGATACCCTCGTGTTCCATCGCAGAGCGAGCGAATCCCATCGCGTCGGTGCCCGTCGCGGCTTTGAACGCGTTGCGCCCACGCTCGCCATCGACGACGATCACGACGCCATCGTCGACGGCCTCGCCGTACCCTGCGAGGCGGTCGTCGTCCACGTAGTCGGTTGCCAGAAAGAGCGCGACGTCCTCGAGTCGCTCGCCGGCGAGAAACGCCTCGCGGGCTGGGGTGGTCGTCTCGGTCATACCCCGGATTCGGTGGCGCGAAGGAAAAAAGACGCGAACTTGGTGCTTGGCACGATGAATTTCACTGGTCGAACGCCTCGAGTTTCCGAACGAGTTTCGTGTACAGATCCGGCGCACAGTACCAGCCAGCCTCGATCATCGAATCGATCGTATCTCGTGCTTCGGAGACGGTGATGTGGCCCCGTTTGGCACACAGGAGGACGATGTAGGCTGTTCCTCGAGTCTCGATACCCTCGACCGTTGCGGTCGTTCGGCCATAGGCTTCGTCCATCACCGCAATCGCATCGCGTGAGCCAGCACATTCGAGGACTGCCACATCGGCGTCGCTCAGGTTTGGGTTCTGTTGTAACCGGCTCTCCAACGGCGAATTATCAGCTGTGATGACCTCGAAAAGCCCGGACTCGATGCACTGCTGGATGCGGCGTGCATCGGTATATCCTGCTTCGAGACCGGTGGTGACGACCTCCGTGTGAATTTCCTGGGGAACGTAGCACTGCCCCTCGAGATTCGCGACCAGATGGAGTTGTGCAGCCTTCGCCAGATAAACCAGCGGCGTCGCGTCGAAAACCCACATTCACAGTTCCTCGAGATCGGCTTCGAGATGGTCGCCGGACACCCACGTACTGTCGTGATCGGCGACGAGTTGAGCAAACTCCCAGACCGACACCCCCGCGAGTTGAGCGGCCTTCGTGAACGTAATCTCCCCTGCAGCGAGGCGTTCGAGGGCGTGCTCGCGACGCCACTCTTCGAGGCCTTCCGCGAGCAGCTTGCGGACGCCAGTACTTCGATCTAACCGTTCTTCCTCGAGGTAGGCCTCGAGTTCCCGCTCGAGTTCGTCCGGCACTCGCGTCGATATCGTTCCCATACTGTATACTATGTGTACAACGTATACAATCGTTTCGCTCGTTCCGGTTGTCCGTAGTTTGATCACTCGAGGTACGGCTATCGCTCACCAAAACTATCATTGACCGAAGCTGTCGCTCATAGTTGTAGAATGCGTGAATTCGACGGCGTTAGCGACTCGGCGTCGCCTGCTCGAGGTCCGTAGTCGCCAGCAGCACTTGCAGTGCATCAGTCGGCGACATATCGTCGTCGAGCTGGCTGGCGTACCAGGTGAGCATCTCGGCGAACACCTCGCGGACGTCGTTGGAATCGGTCCGGAAGTGTGCGAGTTCGCCGTCGGTTTTCAGCGTGATATCGACCCCGTGGGCCTCGGACGCAGCGGCGAGTTCTGCCGTCCCACCGGCAGCCGCCGCTGGGTCGTCATCGACTGTCTCGAGCGGACCGTCTGCGTTGGAACTCGACTCGGTGGGCGGCTGACGTGTGCGTTCGTCATCGTCCACCGCGTCGAACTGGTCCGGCATCGGAATCCGGAGCTTTTCGAGGTCCGTGCTCGAGTCCGACCGCACGACGTAGCGATTCTCATCCAACTGCGTGACGGTTTCGTTGTCTGGGGTGACCTCGAGGTCGTCAGGCGTGAGGATGCTGTCGTCGTGTGTTGGATCGGGGGTCATTACAAGACTCGAATTGGATGGTCTATTGGGGTTAGACCTCAGCGATCGTTTGTTCGTCGTCGTTGATTGTCTGGGGCATGGTCACACCGTAACTGAACTTCGCACCAGACTGATCCACGATTTCGACGAATGAACTGTCTCCGGGTTCAAGAGGTTCATCAAGGTCATTATCATCGCTGAGATCGATAATAAGTGCAACACGGTCGCCAGTCTCAGTTAAGGAATCCTGAGTGGTAGGTGTATCCCCATATCCGTCGTATTCACCTGCATCGTACGTTATGAATGTGGGTGCATCAACGGATTGGTCTGCTTCTTCGTGAACTATCGTCGTACTAGTGTTATCGCTAGTGTACTGGACTGTGACGGAGGTCATATCAATGACATCTGACCCAGCAGACTTTTTCACGATGAGTCGAAGTTCATCAAAGTCGGGTTCTGTGTCGGTATTCTGTCTCTCTGCAACAGCATGGACAACTTCGATTTGGTTCGCTACCGCCTGTTGGGTTTCTGTGCCGGTGTCGGACGCCTGACTCTGCAAGGATCCAGCCGTGTTGATCAGGACACCGGCTGCAATCGCTGCAACCAGTACCATCGCTATGAATACGATGAGGGTACCGATACCCACCTGACCGCGTTTGTCTTCATCTGTTATTGTTTCGAACATGGTTTACACCTCCACAACTTCTCTTTCTCCGAATGTTGCTGGTGAAGTTACTCCGTAAGTAAATTTAGCACCAGATTGATCGATTAGTTCGACGGTAGCACTGTCACCCTCCCCGAGCGAGTAGTCGGAGGTGAATCGGGCGTTGCCATCAGTTAGGTCAACAGAGATATTTACTCGGTCACCGGTACTTGTTAGCGACTCACCATCTTCATCACCAATGATCTGGCTAGTGGTAAATCCATTATCATGCTCAAGTCCAACCGAGATGTCAGTACTCGTGTACTGAACAGTTAGCTCAGTCAGATCGATCACATCAGAACCGGCTGATTTTTTAACAACAAAATTGAGTTGCTCAATCGATTCTCCATCGTCACTTACATCTCCTGAGGCACTCACAATTTCGATTTGGTTCGCCACCGCCTGTTGGGTCTCTGTACCTGTATCGGATGCCTGGCTCTGCAAGGAGCCAGCCGTATTGATAAGGACACCGGCTGCAATCGCTGCAACCAGCACCATCGCGATAAACACGATGAGGGTACCGATACCAACCTGACCACGTTCGTCTTCGTCTGTTATTGTTTCAAACATATTTCACACCTCCACAACATCGGTGTTGTCGGTATCCCACGTAGCTGGAATTGTAACTCCGTACGTGTACTGTGCACCAGATTGATCAACGAAGTTTATTGTCGCACTAGACCCTTGATCCAGTCCGTCATCGCCTTCGATTGCAGCGACATCAATGCGGACAACGATACGATCACTAGTTTCAGTTAGTGATTCTGCCTCATCGAGTCCGGTATCATCTGTGTCGCCAGATATAACCTCAGATGCATCTGCAGTGGCAAACGAATCTGAACCACTAAAGGCATCAAGATTGGCACTTTCATATTCCAGAGTACGATCAGCTGTTGTACTCGTGTATTGTACGGTGAGTGCAGTAATGTCTATGACATCAGACCCGGCTGACTTTTTTATAGTGAGATCTATCTCGCTAACATTATCTGTTTGAGAAGGATTTACAATCCCGACTGCATTTGTAACCTCTATTTGATTCGCCACCGCCTGTTGGGTCTCTGTACCAGTATCAGACGCCTGGCTCTGCAAGGAGCCAGCCGTATTGATAAGGACACCGGCTGCAATCGCTGCAACCAGCACCATCGCAATGAACACGATGAGGGTACCGATACCCACCTGACCGCGTTCGTCTTCGTCTGTTATTGTTTCGAACATAATTGCGTACACCCTGTGCGTCGTCTCGAGCCGCACCCTTCCAACCATGAGACTGGAAACTCGGTCGCTCGCCGGTGAGCAACGGCCGCCGATTCGACGGGCACAGCCCGTCGCTTCCTGGGGGGACGTGGCGACGGGACCGTGCGTACACGGGTGTACGATGAGTCCCGTCGAATATCGGCGTGCGGCGATTTGGTCGACATCACAGTATCTGGGGATGTACCCCAAGCGAGAAATGGTCTAGTTAGGCTATTAACCTCCGTACAGTTTCAGGACTCGACTCACGTCTCGATACGCGGGCCGAATCGCCGTCCGAACTCGAGCGCACTACTATACGGACAGTGTGCCTACTCGAGAGTGAATGAACCTCGGGCTCGGTAACCTCCGTGACGCCCTCGAGCGGTTTCTCGGGAATACGGGTGGCCGCCGCGGACGCGAACGCGAGCAACAACGGCAAGCCGCTGGTGCGGACGACGACGGCGAGGAGCCAGCCGAGGCGGAAGCCGACGAGGAGCCCGAACCTAAAACTGAAGATCGACCCGACCCGGAGGAACTCGACGACGAGGAAGTGATCGACGACCTGTATCACCGGATCGACTCCCTCGAGGAGAACCTGAATCAGAAGGACGCCCAGCTTGGCTCGATCGAGGATTCGACCCAGCACGTCTCCTCGCAGGTCGAGGAAGTCAACGATACGATTCGCCAACTGCTCGGGATTTACGACCGGCTGACTGACGACGTCAACCCGTTTACGGGCGCTGGCGAGGAAAAACACGGTTTCGGCGTCTTCGATGAAGACGAAGAACCGGAGGGATTCGGGCTGGGACAGCCAGCGTCCTCGAGCGAGGACCGATCGAATCCGTTCGAAACCGAACCCGAGGAGGAGACCGTCTCGTTCGACGACCTCAAACACATGATCGAGGACGCGGCGGCCGCGAGCGGGGTGGGCGTCGAGGAACCCGACCGCGGGCAGACCATCACCTTCGACGAGGACGACGTCGAAGACACCCACGTCGAGGTGCAGGCCACCGAGAGCGTGGACGAGCCGGACGACGTGGACGAACCGGACGAAACCGCCGACGAAGCGGATGATGAGGACGAAGGCGTCACCCTGGCCCGTCTCTCGAGCACCTACGCGAGCGATATCGTGGTCTTCGAGTGGCTGACCGAACTCGTGCGAACCGGTGGTCCCGCAGCGACCTTGCGGGCGATTTCGTACTACCACGAGATCGGCTGGATCAGCGAGGACGTCAAAGCCCACCTCGAGAGCGTGCTGAGCGGCCCGGACCTGGATATGCACGTCGAGCCCGAATCGACGCCCGACGAACTGACCGCCGAGGATCACGCTGACAGTTACACCTACATCATGAAACTGCAGGAGATCCACGAGACCAAACAGGAAGTGGCCCCCTGAGGTGGACAGATGGGATTCAGCACCAGTGGCGCCGTCGCAATCCTGTTCATCGGCCTGCTCGTGGCCGTCGGCATCGTCTATCCGACCCTCGAGACGGCCCACGACCGACGCGCAGGGGCGATCGACGAACGCGATGAGCGTGCCCTCGAGTTGCGAAACGCGGCGTTCGACCTCGAGACGAGTTACGACGCCGGTTCGGAGACGGTGTCGGTGAACGTCACCAACACGGGGACGACGACGCTTTCGGTCACTGAAACCGACCTGCTGCTCGATGGGGTGTTACAGACGGAGACAGCGACGGCTGTGAACGACGATGGGACCCGGGAACGACTGCACTCGGGCGAGGTCCTCGAGATTACCGTCGAGAACGTGGCGGAGGAACCGAATCGTGCGAAAGTCGTAACCGAACACGGGCTGGCACGGGTCAGTACCGATCTGTCGGGTGATGGCGATGGCGAGTGAATCCGTCTCGAGTCTGATCCTGTTCATCGCGGCGATGTTGCTTGCGGCCGCCATCGCGGGGACACTCGTCACGAATGTCAACGACATCAGCAACTCGATTGACACCCAGAGCAGTAACGTCCAACAGCAACTCGATACCGACATCGAGATCATCAGCGACGCGGGGAGCGACGCGGTGTACGATGACGATACCGGAAACATCACCGTACTGGTCAAGAACACGGGCCAGGAGACGCTTGCCGACGACGGAACCGGCATCGACGTGCTGGTCGATGGCTCGTTCATCTCGAGTGAGAACGTCGACATCGAGGTCGTGACCGGTGAGGTCTGGCGTCGCGGCGAGGTTGCCGAGTTCACCATCGACGAACCGCTCGAGTCGGGCGAACATCGCGTCGTCGTCGACGTCGGCGGCGACAGGGAGGTGTTCGAATTCTACGTGCCATGACTGACCACTACTCACTCGGTTTGACGGAGACTGATCGCGTCAACAACGCCTTCGGTGGCGGGCTTCCGGAGGGAAGCGTCGTTGTCATCGAAGGCGAAGACGGCGCGGGGAAGAGTGCGCTGAGCCAACGGTTTTCCTACGGGATGGCGACCGAGGGGACCTACGTCACCTACATCTCGACGGAACTCGAGTCCTGGGAGTTCGTCCAGCAGATGCACTCGCTATCGTACGACGTGGTCGACCTGTTGCTCGACGAACAGCTGTTGTTCTTACACGCGAACGTCGACACTCACTCCAGAGGGTCAGAACGGCAGTTGCTGGCGCGGTTGGCCGATGCACAGACGCTCTGGCGAGCGGACGTCGTGTTCGTCGATACGCTGTCGGCACTGTTGCGAAACGACCCGAACTTCGAGGCGGCCGACCCGGAAGACGCCGACCACGTCCTCCAGCGGTTGGTCACGTTCTTGCGCCAGGTCACCTTACAGGAGAAGACGGTCGTGTTGACTATCGACCCGACGAGCGTCGCCGACGATGCACTGCGCCCGCTGCGGAACGTCGCCGACATCTACCTGGACATCGAGACGGCAGCGGTCGGTCAGGAGATCAGACGCCAGATTCGGGTGCGTCGTTTCCAGAATATGAAAAACCCGGTCGACGACTCCATCGGCTTCAACGTCCAGCAGGGCCGTGGCCTGTCGATCGTGAGCCGGACGGTGGCCTAACATGGCGGATTTCAGCACGGCGCGACTGACGAACGAACTCGACGCCCTGGCGAGTGAACACCCACACCTGCGCGAGCACCTCGAGTGGTTCAACGAGGAGTACGGCGAGTATCCGTCGCTCATCGAGGAGCCATCCGGCGAGTGGGAATCGGACCGGCCGAACGTCCTCTATGAGGCTGAAGCGCCGATTTTCGTCCACGTTCACGGTGACGTCGGGATCGATACCACGTACTACTGCGTTGAGCCCACGCTCGAGGCAGCTGACAAAGCCCTGTACAACCGTATTCGCGGACTCATTTTGGACAAAAGCGTCACTCGGCCGGCCCCCACCGACAACGAGGAGTTCGAAGAACATCTCGACGAACTCCTGGGCGAGGTCGCCGAAGTCACGACGGGGCTAACGGGGCAATCGATTGGCAGACTGAAAGCGCTCGGTGGTGGCAAGGTGAGTCTGTCGCGCGAACAGTACGACAAACTCAGATACCAGCTGCAACGAGATATCGTCGGTCTCGGTCCCCTCGAGCCGGTGATGGTCGACACGGCAAACGAGGACATTCACGTCATCGGGCCCCACCAGTGTTACATCGACCACGGCACCTACGGAATGCTCCAGGCGACGGTCGATTTCGGTTCCTCGGAGGAGTTCGAACAGTGGCTCCGGAACATGGGTGAGCGGATGAATCACCCGGTATCCGACTCCGATCCGGTGATCGACGCCACGCTACCGGATGGCTCGCGTATCAACATCATTTACTCCGACGACGTCTCCGTACAGGGGCCGTCGCTCACGATCCGACAGGGGGAGGAAGTGCCGCTGACCATCCTCCAGATTACGAAGTGGGGGACGCTCTCGCCGGAGCTGTCGGCGTACCTCTGGCTTTGTATGGAGAACGAACAGACGGTGTTCGTCGTCGGCGAGACGGCCTCGGGGAAGACGACGACGCTCAACGCGATGCTATCGTTCATCCCGCGGGATGCCAAAATCTACACCGCAGAGGACACGGCGGAGGTCGTCCCGCCGCACAACACCTGGCAGCAGTTGTTGACGCGAGAGGGAACCGGCGACGACAACGCGGACGTGGATATGTTCGATCTGGTCGCGGCCGCGTTGCGTTCGCGGCCCGACTACATCATCGTGGGTGAGGTCCGTGGTGCGGAAGGACAGATGGCGTTTCAGGCCGCTCAGACGGGCCACCCCGTCATCCTGACGTTCCACGCGAGCGACATCGTGTCGATGATTCAGCGATTCACCGGAAACCCGATCAACGTCCCCGAGACGTTCATGGACAACTGCGATGTCGCGTTGTTCCAGAACCGGGTCAAACAGGGTGACGACATCTTACGTCGGGTGACGAGCGTCCAGGAAATCGAGGGCTACTCCGACTACGAAGGCGGTGTGGTCACCCGCGAGGCCTTTAGCTGGGATCCACGGGACGACGAGGTCGCCTTCACCGGGCGGAACAACTCCTACGTCCTCG comes from the Natronosalvus amylolyticus genome and includes:
- a CDS encoding HD domain-containing protein, whose product is MHAIKDAVHDYVEVDGVARDLLDTAAMQRLRHVKQLSTVRLVYPSASHTRFEHSLGVYHLAREALTQLGIDGARADAVRAAALLHDVGHGPYGHQTERIIERRLDRHHDDVHELLETTDIAGVLESHGLAPDVVADLIAGRGKLGQLVSGDLDVDRMDYLLRDAHHTGVPYGTVDPGRLLRVLKFVDGTLALEEGNVATAESLLVARALMNATVYRHHVSRIAGSMLERSAERLLDSTDITPERFARMTDAELLTSLQACEQTSETATRLAERRLYKRAVWAEIEAVPDAVLEADDEAIRAFEGEIAEAADVPARSVIVDCPGRPSMPETDTRVVVSGTVRRLHEQSPLVQGLQAAQRAQWRLGVYAPEADLEGVERATKRVLGLE
- a CDS encoding ABC transporter ATP-binding protein, yielding MSVIQTRNLSRRFGEVAAVDGLDLEVQRGEVYGFLGPNGAGKSTTINMLLGFVPPTAGSGTILDADMETESLQIRQRTGVLPEDFGVYDRLTARKHVEFAVDTKQAADDPEALLERVGLGDAIDRKAGGFSTGMTQRLALAMALAGEPELLILDEPSSGLDPNGAREMRQIVTEEVDRGATVFFSSHSMEQVEAICDRVGIMREGRLVAEDTIDGLKSGFSSPSKLRVGVDSVPDGVLERLRGLESVIDARTDSRFIYLELEEEAPKAPVFSTIEDQGVTIGEIGTKTASLEDLFASITTGDRSAGNPVEVRQ
- a CDS encoding ABC transporter permease — encoded protein: MTWLHVARKDFQDAGRSRLLWVLTGLLVLLIAGLSAIPYVLASDGRPAFESGLLFLYSPIGFLIPIVGLIVGYRAIVGERESGTIRFLLGLPNTRRDVMLGKLVGRTAVVAVPTVIGFAVGGVVLALLYEGFAAGAYLGLFAFTVVMGLVYVAIALGISASVDSRAKALAVVATLYVVVDIAWSFVPMSIYWVLERSFPGFENLPAWYLFLERLSPGQALSAISLTLVDFVGAEDIDVTAAGRVAGEVPFYLENWFAWVIVLAWIIVPLGVGYLRFRDATLN
- a CDS encoding alpha/beta fold hydrolase, whose translation is MPTVSNRGASIYYATDGDAEGPPVVFVADAGLGGWSWGWQHAALAGPFETVVWDLRGTGRSTAPAGPYDLETLVSDLEAVCRAAGYRRVHLVGLGLGGAIALEAAHRTGRVETLSLVGTAAHGDAFDLDSLLVPVDDDGDDETTAALADSLEYGLSEPFRTDHPDVVEGIVDWRLEGDAGKTGLQGQLGALETFDVRDRLFEITQPALVFHGTADELVSPAAGKTLAGGLPRGEFVPLEGAGHLATIERSRVVNDRLFDFLEYEE
- a CDS encoding DUF5807 family protein, which gives rise to MTETTTPAREAFLAGERLEDVALFLATDYVDDDRLAGYGEAVDDGVVIVVDGERGRNAFKAATGTDAMGFARSAMEHEGIIDGDLTGGTCPEEPPADDEVTEEDDEHGVQFIFAFAEAQNEEVGGIYADGDVIHAYAQCRCGTAYSDRWTI
- a CDS encoding DUF3368 domain-containing protein; the encoded protein is MWVFDATPLVYLAKAAQLHLVANLEGQCYVPQEIHTEVVTTGLEAGYTDARRIQQCIESGLFEVITADNSPLESRLQQNPNLSDADVAVLECAGSRDAIAVMDEAYGRTTATVEGIETRGTAYIVLLCAKRGHITVSEARDTIDSMIEAGWYCAPDLYTKLVRKLEAFDQ
- a CDS encoding UPF0175 family protein, with product MGTISTRVPDELERELEAYLEEERLDRSTGVRKLLAEGLEEWRREHALERLAAGEITFTKAAQLAGVSVWEFAQLVADHDSTWVSGDHLEADLEEL
- a CDS encoding DUF7500 family protein gives rise to the protein MTPDPTHDDSILTPDDLEVTPDNETVTQLDENRYVVRSDSSTDLEKLRIPMPDQFDAVDDDERTRQPPTESSSNADGPLETVDDDPAAAAGGTAELAAASEAHGVDITLKTDGELAHFRTDSNDVREVFAEMLTWYASQLDDDMSPTDALQVLLATTDLEQATPSR